The following proteins come from a genomic window of Syngnathus acus chromosome 15, fSynAcu1.2, whole genome shotgun sequence:
- the avpi1 gene encoding arginine vasopressin-induced protein 1, protein MDSGAASPPSSVVAGPSTLWRLAERRARKAGSGNIFSNVNLWQLQRLFRAAGDQDAEQRAQLVWAHRDETELAQALVGLRTRSHRRGLRATGRDVLGAHWMRAFNHLSIAEGFPSSQEKDSGDDTDAAAHGSEGPHQHTTNELTTGASAVLNESRSFRSPERSPRAGSRRGGETDPDRYLHRIQHS, encoded by the exons ATGGATAGCGGGGCTGCATCCCCGCCCTCATCCGTGGTGGCCGGCCCTTCCACTCTGTGGCGCCTGGCTGAGAGGCGAGCGCGCAAGGCCGGCTCTGGGAACATCTTCAGCAATGTGAACCTGTGGCAACTGCAGAGACTTTTCAGGGCGGCCGGTGATCAGGATGCCGAGCAGAGGGCTCAGCTGGTTTGGGCCCACAGGGATGAGACTGAGCTTGCCCAAGCCTTGGTGGGACTCAGGACCCGGAGTCACCGCAGAGGCCTGAGGGCTACCGGGAGGGACGTACTGGGCGCACACTGGATGCGGGCCTTCAATCATCTCAG TATTGCCGAAGGGTTCCCAAGCAGCCAGGAAAAGGACTCTGGTGATGATACAGATGCTGCGGCTCATGGCAGCGAAGGTCCACATCAGCACACTACAAATGAGCTCACTACAGGGGCATCAGCGGTTCTAAACGAGAGCCGAAGCTTCAGGTCACCCGAGAGATCTCCACGAGCCGGTTCGAGGAGAGGTGGCGAGACTGACCCTGACAGATACCTTCACAGAATACAACACTCATGA